A stretch of the Euzebya tangerina genome encodes the following:
- a CDS encoding BTAD domain-containing putative transcriptional regulator, whose translation MENIEVRLFGSMRVRRADGSYVETADWRTSMTRSLLVLLSLAAPAPIPAERALEAIWPNVDPKKSRARLRTAASQIRKTINSDCIDREGDSLVLKDVWVDTRAFESLVGLARRQFMLGHTERGIKAAHDALGLYAGDLYDDGSSAEWITPRRAHFRRLHRDILIETAEAALSVGRHQDAVDAAVQVARTAPADERACRALMRGYRLLGETQAAFATYDTCKTALAELVGADPSAETQAVHMNLLGSSRRRPAPPAFTGRDDVMARLTDITDDVFDRADACLVQLVGPDGSGKSRVLDELMQTTAGQTSLIRVGTTTGDHDHTLLERVSAALSPSEDSGTIAVDRPTLLCLDEMQWAPAAQIKELGGRIAKLQAPLVLVAATTAPTEAKSKVVELRSLDTASVTAVTEHVAGGRLAPETIAYLVDHAGGQPGPLIDEAARLRDGGLLRRTSAGLVRVDSQWGVVNTTTPHAQVEAARSTLPTTALDVLDVLAVLDEPISLAKLEQLHVVDGPAAALDTLLDVGLLVLEENRYAFCSQEVRDAAYHWLRESTRRRLHEHIGNETSGMLSHASRLRHWVAAGSPRSEQPGPTPITPVSADTPLELEVQLDEFAAPLDAVNQVTAFVDRLSTLVTIMQQARGNGEVETARHASDLAITLAETHHRGSLPELYRWRAEMLLSDEDALSWLSRAEEVVEPSDLIERSEISSARGRVCCQWSTRLAVEAHRNAVSLADQSEQLGRRVRARAWLVESLLAGRAFAEADEVSRTMADLADTADDDVLRAIALRTITRPRLAMLMGSSTRRTLSRAWPASREDRDVHASIGAALAHAAHDAGDEDAREAAHLAEVLCEGTPREPSWHLLAAHLAIERGDITACLGSLEAIGPDPKWAAVHATWQHLTAGRCLAAQNDHQAAVEQFRHAAELARNSGATLHLGEITARLALSLSSTDSQAAHQLLEEVTARIGPGGHPREQALLMLARAHLVARAGHAAQARVIALTARRVVDKAGLPRLADEINGFVREQLTPEPPDAIIDLASLQSSDTSGAASTLWNSRTL comes from the coding sequence ATGGAGAACATAGAGGTTCGACTCTTCGGGTCGATGCGCGTCCGGCGGGCCGACGGCTCGTACGTCGAAACGGCTGATTGGCGAACGTCGATGACCCGGTCGCTGCTGGTGCTGCTCTCACTTGCGGCACCGGCACCCATTCCGGCCGAGCGGGCGCTCGAGGCCATCTGGCCCAACGTGGACCCGAAGAAATCGCGGGCACGACTGCGAACGGCGGCATCGCAGATTCGCAAGACGATCAACAGCGACTGCATCGACCGAGAGGGCGACTCGTTGGTCCTCAAAGACGTGTGGGTCGACACCCGCGCCTTCGAGTCGCTGGTCGGGCTGGCGCGCCGACAGTTCATGCTCGGCCACACCGAGCGGGGCATCAAGGCAGCACACGACGCGCTGGGCCTGTACGCAGGAGACCTCTACGACGACGGCTCATCCGCAGAGTGGATCACCCCCCGGCGCGCCCACTTCCGGCGGCTCCACCGGGACATCCTCATCGAGACGGCTGAGGCCGCACTGAGCGTCGGACGACACCAGGACGCCGTGGACGCCGCTGTACAGGTGGCTCGCACCGCGCCGGCCGACGAGCGCGCCTGCCGGGCACTGATGCGGGGCTACAGGCTCCTCGGTGAGACGCAGGCGGCCTTCGCCACCTACGACACGTGCAAGACGGCCCTGGCGGAGTTGGTCGGCGCCGACCCGTCCGCCGAGACGCAGGCCGTCCACATGAACCTGTTGGGCTCGTCCCGACGACGGCCGGCACCGCCGGCATTCACCGGACGGGACGACGTGATGGCCCGGCTGACCGACATCACCGATGATGTCTTCGACAGGGCTGACGCCTGCCTGGTGCAACTGGTCGGCCCCGATGGCTCGGGGAAGAGCCGGGTCCTCGACGAGCTGATGCAGACCACTGCAGGTCAGACGTCGCTCATCCGGGTCGGAACCACGACCGGCGACCACGATCACACCCTGCTGGAGCGGGTGTCGGCGGCACTCAGCCCGTCCGAGGACAGCGGCACCATCGCCGTCGACCGACCAACGCTCCTCTGCCTGGACGAGATGCAGTGGGCCCCCGCAGCACAGATCAAGGAACTCGGCGGCCGCATCGCGAAGCTGCAGGCCCCATTGGTGCTGGTGGCCGCGACAACCGCTCCGACCGAGGCGAAGTCGAAGGTCGTCGAGCTCCGCTCCTTGGACACCGCCAGCGTGACCGCCGTCACCGAGCACGTCGCGGGCGGCCGGCTGGCCCCCGAGACCATCGCCTACCTGGTCGACCATGCCGGCGGCCAACCCGGCCCGCTGATCGACGAGGCAGCGCGGCTGCGCGATGGGGGCCTCCTGCGCCGCACCAGTGCTGGTCTGGTGCGGGTGGACAGCCAGTGGGGTGTGGTCAACACCACCACACCTCACGCCCAGGTAGAGGCGGCACGCTCGACCCTGCCAACCACGGCGCTGGACGTGTTGGACGTCCTCGCCGTCCTCGACGAGCCGATCAGCCTGGCGAAGCTGGAGCAGCTCCACGTCGTCGACGGCCCCGCGGCTGCACTCGATACGCTCCTCGACGTCGGGCTGCTCGTCCTCGAGGAGAACCGCTACGCCTTCTGCAGCCAAGAGGTGCGAGACGCGGCGTACCACTGGCTGCGCGAGAGCACACGACGACGGTTGCACGAGCACATCGGGAACGAGACGTCGGGGATGCTGTCCCACGCCAGTCGACTGCGCCACTGGGTGGCCGCCGGCTCGCCTCGTTCCGAGCAGCCCGGCCCGACGCCGATCACCCCCGTCAGCGCGGACACTCCCCTGGAGCTCGAGGTCCAGCTCGACGAGTTCGCCGCACCCCTCGACGCCGTCAACCAGGTGACCGCCTTCGTCGACCGTCTCTCCACGCTGGTCACGATCATGCAGCAGGCCAGGGGCAACGGTGAGGTCGAGACCGCCCGACACGCCTCGGACCTGGCGATCACGCTCGCCGAGACCCATCACCGTGGCAGCCTCCCCGAGCTGTACCGCTGGCGCGCCGAGATGTTGCTGTCCGACGAAGACGCGCTGTCCTGGTTGAGCAGAGCCGAGGAGGTCGTCGAGCCGAGCGATCTGATCGAGCGATCGGAGATCTCCAGCGCCCGAGGACGCGTGTGTTGTCAGTGGTCCACCCGACTGGCCGTCGAGGCCCACCGCAACGCGGTCAGCCTGGCGGATCAGTCCGAGCAGCTCGGGCGACGCGTGCGTGCCCGGGCGTGGCTGGTCGAATCCCTGCTCGCCGGCCGGGCCTTCGCCGAGGCGGACGAGGTCTCCCGGACCATGGCCGATCTGGCCGACACCGCCGACGACGACGTCCTGCGGGCGATCGCGCTCCGCACCATCACGAGGCCGCGACTGGCCATGCTCATGGGCTCGTCAACACGGCGGACGCTCAGTCGGGCCTGGCCAGCATCCCGAGAGGACCGGGACGTCCACGCCTCCATCGGCGCGGCCCTGGCCCATGCGGCGCACGATGCGGGTGACGAGGACGCGAGGGAGGCAGCCCATCTGGCTGAGGTGCTCTGCGAGGGCACACCCCGCGAGCCGTCGTGGCACCTGCTGGCCGCCCACCTGGCCATTGAACGAGGGGACATCACCGCCTGCCTCGGGAGCCTCGAGGCGATCGGCCCAGACCCGAAGTGGGCCGCCGTGCACGCCACCTGGCAACACCTGACCGCCGGCCGGTGCCTGGCCGCGCAGAACGACCACCAGGCCGCAGTCGAGCAGTTCCGGCACGCGGCCGAGTTGGCTCGCAACAGCGGTGCGACGCTCCACCTGGGCGAAATCACCGCGCGGCTGGCCCTCTCACTTTCCTCAACCGATTCGCAGGCGGCCCACCAACTGCTGGAGGAGGTCACGGCACGCATCGGCCCGGGCGGCCACCCCCGGGAGCAGGCGCTGCTGATGCTTGCCCGGGCACACCTCGTCGCCAGGGCCGGTCACGCCGCTCAAGCACGGGTGATCGCGCTGACCGCACGTCGTGTCGTCGACAAGGCAGGGCTCCCTCGCCTGGCGGACGAGATCAACGGCTTCGTCCGAGAACAGCTGACCCCCGAGCCACCCGACGCGATCATCGATCTGGCGAGTTTGCAGTCTTCTGACACCTCCGGGGCAGCGTCCACGCTATGGAATTCGAGGACCTTGTGA
- a CDS encoding glycosyltransferase, producing MIRPLAAAPAAVATAPSTRRLGVVIVTYNSAAVIEQLLDTLPAALSGIATHRVMVVDNNSADATPHIVARRDDVTLVRNPRNLGYAAACNVGAAHLDDDDDLLLLNADLRPEPGSIARMLAVADEHDQIAVVVPRLVDDHGGTALSQRREPTVSRAVGEAVLGRRARRFSLSSEVVADAGRYETSGPTDWATGAAMLITSGGRRRVGRWDERFFLYSEETDYCLRVADAGMLTWYEPTATMQHSGGAAHTDPRLWSLLTVNRVKLFGKRNGPAAARLFWAAAFLGEVLRLPRHPRHRAASGALLRLALSRTIPFRTVRWS from the coding sequence GTGATCCGGCCGCTGGCGGCGGCACCAGCGGCCGTGGCCACGGCTCCGTCGACACGCCGCCTCGGCGTGGTCATCGTCACCTACAACAGCGCGGCCGTCATCGAGCAACTGCTCGACACGCTGCCGGCTGCGCTGTCGGGCATTGCGACGCATCGGGTCATGGTCGTCGACAACAACTCGGCCGATGCCACGCCCCACATCGTCGCCCGTCGTGACGACGTCACCCTCGTCCGCAACCCGCGCAACCTCGGCTACGCCGCTGCCTGCAACGTCGGCGCCGCCCACCTGGACGACGATGACGACCTCCTCCTCCTGAACGCCGACCTTCGCCCGGAGCCGGGATCGATTGCCCGAATGCTGGCGGTCGCCGACGAGCACGACCAGATCGCGGTCGTGGTACCGCGACTGGTTGACGACCACGGCGGGACCGCCCTGTCCCAGCGACGTGAACCCACGGTCAGCCGGGCCGTCGGCGAGGCCGTCCTGGGGCGCCGCGCCCGTCGCTTCTCACTGAGCAGCGAGGTGGTGGCCGATGCTGGACGCTACGAGACCTCCGGTCCGACGGACTGGGCCACCGGGGCGGCCATGCTCATCACGAGTGGCGGCCGTCGACGCGTAGGACGGTGGGACGAGCGCTTCTTCCTATACTCCGAGGAGACGGACTACTGCCTTCGGGTGGCAGACGCCGGAATGCTCACCTGGTACGAGCCGACCGCCACGATGCAGCACAGCGGGGGCGCCGCACACACCGATCCCCGTCTGTGGAGCCTGCTGACGGTCAACCGGGTGAAGCTGTTCGGCAAGCGCAACGGACCCGCAGCGGCCCGGCTGTTCTGGGCTGCGGCCTTCCTCGGCGAGGTCCTCCGACTGCCGCGGCACCCCCGTCACCGGGCTGCCTCCGGCGCCCTGCTGCGGCTGGCGCTGTCCCGCACGATCCCCTTCCGCACCGTGCGGTGGAGCTGA
- a CDS encoding polysaccharide pyruvyl transferase family protein — MATRRPRICLFGASDDTGNLGVSALMTGTLLGLAKRHPMMHMTVFDHGLGHRDGELTAPDGQTVPFDRRGARIGRRYHRAENLWTMSLAARIGGWGNAGARAVTDADVVLDISGGDSFTDLYGQRRFDQVIKSKLLALRCGTPLVLLPQTYGPFRQERNRNAAADVLRRSTLAYARGADGFRALQDLLGNDFDPTRHRQGVDVALTMPPRPVNNVVGQLVRRDGRPIIGLNVSGLLFGRTTRRYDLTIAYDRAILELVQRLLANSDARIVLIPHVTGQGESDAGANRRVADVIADPARVVAAPPGLDAQSTKWLISQTDWFCGTRMHATIAALSTGTPVAAIAYSHKTREVFETCGIPDEVADARELSTTELVDQLWGSWTRRDLVTAQLAAARATLLGAAERQLDEIAAACGVRVSGSAALPR; from the coding sequence ATGGCCACCCGCCGGCCGCGCATCTGCCTGTTCGGCGCGTCGGACGACACCGGCAACCTCGGCGTCTCGGCGTTGATGACGGGCACGCTGCTGGGTCTGGCCAAGCGGCATCCCATGATGCACATGACCGTCTTCGATCACGGGCTTGGACACCGCGACGGCGAGTTGACCGCTCCCGATGGACAGACGGTGCCGTTCGACCGTCGCGGTGCGCGGATCGGACGCCGATACCACCGCGCGGAGAACCTGTGGACCATGAGCCTCGCCGCCCGGATCGGGGGGTGGGGGAACGCCGGGGCGCGGGCGGTGACCGACGCCGATGTCGTGCTGGACATCAGCGGCGGCGACAGCTTCACCGATCTCTATGGCCAACGTCGCTTCGATCAGGTGATCAAGTCAAAGCTGCTGGCCCTTCGGTGCGGCACGCCGCTGGTGCTGCTCCCCCAGACCTACGGGCCGTTCAGGCAGGAGCGCAACCGCAACGCAGCCGCAGACGTCCTGCGGCGCTCGACGCTGGCCTACGCCCGCGGCGCCGACGGGTTCCGGGCGCTGCAGGACCTGCTCGGCAACGACTTCGACCCGACCCGCCACCGCCAGGGCGTCGATGTTGCACTCACGATGCCGCCCCGACCGGTGAACAACGTCGTGGGCCAGCTGGTCCGCCGGGACGGTCGGCCGATCATCGGCCTGAACGTGAGCGGGCTGCTCTTCGGCAGGACGACCCGCCGCTACGACCTGACCATCGCCTACGACCGGGCCATCCTCGAGCTGGTCCAGCGTCTGCTGGCGAACTCAGACGCACGGATCGTGCTGATCCCGCACGTGACCGGTCAGGGGGAGTCCGATGCCGGAGCCAATCGACGCGTGGCCGACGTCATCGCCGATCCGGCCAGGGTGGTGGCTGCCCCGCCGGGCCTCGATGCCCAGTCCACCAAGTGGCTCATCAGCCAGACCGACTGGTTCTGCGGGACCCGGATGCATGCCACCATCGCAGCGCTGTCGACCGGCACCCCGGTCGCTGCGATCGCCTACAGCCACAAGACTCGCGAGGTCTTCGAGACCTGCGGAATCCCGGACGAGGTCGCCGACGCCCGTGAGCTGTCCACGACGGAGCTGGTGGACCAGTTGTGGGGGTCGTGGACGCGCCGGGACCTCGTGACGGCCCAACTCGCTGCGGCCCGCGCGACCCTCCTGGGGGCCGCCGAGCGTCAGCTGGACGAGATCGCGGCGGCGTGCGGCGTTCGGGTGTCCGGGTCTGCAGCCCTGCCGCGCTGA
- a CDS encoding sugar transferase, whose protein sequence is MTQGNHVVINLRDTGSATRNVETDVRVESTSPAAREPSLPDAGLRSPRHWRVVARLVDLSAVGAVGFGVLGSGQSAVQTLQIVGVAVAVALLRLGVGRRQSVSLGKARTVETMELAAVSLEVGLALLLVQATLLPPLHLTRVAVFSVVLVFGLAIGRALTRVVARRLPEHWTSPQRVVLVGDDEEATWLYRLMSEYPELALTVVGRVGHPLDIHPGLRGLPWLGTLHHIRRITQSAGATSIVIAGGGLGPDALGTALRELQSERVDINVSAGLGGLDPSAIKLSTLGVGSMVRVRTRHARTWQAAVKRSVDIVGSAVVLALASPLIALAAVGIRAGGDGPVLFRQSRIGQDGRSFTLLKFRTMVCDAEQRKATLAQQNERTGPLFKIAHDPRVTRLGRFLRASSIDELPQLVNVLRGEMSLVGPRPALPEEAAAFEGRLVDRNRVLPGLTGLWQVEARDNPSFFSYEMLDLYYVDNWSLRLDFVIMVTTVPVVMHRGVRSLVDVAKRAVGRTPRTHASAERTAAA, encoded by the coding sequence ATGACCCAGGGCAATCACGTCGTCATCAACCTGCGGGATACCGGCTCGGCGACACGGAACGTCGAGACCGACGTCCGCGTCGAGTCCACGTCGCCGGCAGCACGTGAGCCGTCCCTGCCGGATGCGGGGCTACGCAGTCCTCGCCACTGGCGTGTGGTGGCTCGTCTGGTTGACCTGAGCGCTGTCGGTGCGGTCGGGTTCGGCGTCCTCGGTAGCGGTCAGTCCGCAGTGCAGACCCTGCAGATCGTCGGGGTGGCCGTCGCGGTAGCGCTGCTCCGCTTGGGTGTCGGCCGCCGGCAGAGCGTCTCCCTGGGCAAGGCCCGGACCGTCGAGACCATGGAGCTCGCGGCGGTTTCGTTGGAGGTCGGACTGGCCCTCCTGCTGGTGCAGGCGACCTTGCTGCCTCCGCTCCACCTGACCCGTGTTGCGGTGTTCAGCGTGGTCCTGGTGTTCGGCTTGGCGATCGGACGTGCACTCACCCGGGTTGTGGCACGACGGCTGCCGGAGCACTGGACCAGCCCGCAGCGCGTCGTCCTGGTTGGTGACGATGAAGAGGCCACCTGGCTGTACCGACTGATGAGCGAGTACCCCGAATTGGCGCTCACCGTCGTCGGGCGGGTCGGCCACCCACTCGACATTCACCCCGGCCTGCGCGGCCTGCCGTGGCTCGGCACCCTGCACCACATCCGCAGGATCACGCAATCGGCTGGCGCCACCTCGATCGTGATCGCGGGCGGCGGGTTGGGGCCGGATGCGCTCGGAACCGCGCTCCGCGAGTTGCAGTCGGAGCGGGTCGACATCAACGTGTCGGCTGGTCTCGGCGGGCTTGATCCCAGCGCCATCAAGCTGTCGACGCTCGGTGTCGGCTCGATGGTCCGTGTGCGAACCCGCCATGCGCGCACCTGGCAGGCGGCCGTGAAGCGTTCCGTCGACATCGTCGGTTCCGCCGTTGTGCTGGCTCTGGCCTCACCGCTCATCGCCCTGGCCGCCGTGGGGATCCGCGCAGGTGGCGACGGGCCGGTCCTGTTCCGGCAGAGCCGGATCGGCCAAGACGGCCGATCGTTCACCTTGCTGAAGTTCCGGACCATGGTCTGCGATGCGGAGCAGCGCAAGGCCACGCTCGCGCAGCAGAACGAGCGAACGGGGCCACTGTTCAAGATCGCCCACGACCCACGGGTCACGCGTCTGGGTCGCTTCCTCCGCGCGTCGAGCATCGACGAACTGCCCCAGCTCGTGAACGTCCTTCGCGGTGAGATGAGCCTCGTCGGGCCCCGCCCGGCCCTCCCCGAGGAAGCTGCGGCGTTCGAAGGCCGTCTGGTCGACCGCAATCGGGTCTTGCCCGGGCTGACTGGTCTGTGGCAGGTCGAGGCCCGTGACAACCCCAGCTTCTTCAGCTACGAGATGCTGGACCTGTACTACGTGGACAACTGGTCGCTGCGGCTCGACTTCGTGATCATGGTGACGACCGTCCCCGTGGTGATGCACCGTGGCGTGCGGAGCCTGGTCGATGTAGCCAAGCGTGCCGTTGGTAGGACTCCGCGGACCCACGCGTCTGCAGAGCGCACGGCTGCGGCGTAG
- a CDS encoding glycosyltransferase: MRQATTLMVASAGGHLTQLRMLSRRLQPALGPSSWVSYDDLHAESTLAHDHFVRGYGPSTRHLGNAARNWRGANRVLAGGHIERVISTGAGIAVPYLMQSAQLGIPTHYIESASRVTGPSLSGRLLEALAPGVKLYTQYPDWAGGRWQFVGSIYEGFMPSRPRPEPTRGLKVLVSLGTHPSYTFPRLVQAVRRNLGRADTVVWQLGVTTSEESLPGRCEALIPADEMSMLFEWADVVVAHAGTGVILSCLQAGKHPVVLPRDPDHDEHVDNHQRITATEVERLGLATVSDPDQLDRATLTAAASRGCMRSGVQPFELDEEPRSTERTRPLTRAA; this comes from the coding sequence ATGAGACAGGCAACGACCCTGATGGTGGCCTCGGCCGGCGGTCACCTGACACAGCTTCGGATGTTGTCCCGGCGGCTGCAGCCGGCACTCGGGCCATCGAGTTGGGTGTCTTACGACGATCTCCACGCCGAGAGCACGCTGGCCCACGATCACTTCGTCCGCGGCTACGGGCCGTCGACCCGCCATCTGGGCAACGCCGCCCGGAACTGGCGTGGAGCCAATCGAGTCCTCGCAGGTGGTCACATCGAACGCGTCATCAGCACCGGCGCCGGCATCGCGGTTCCCTATCTCATGCAGTCGGCCCAGCTGGGCATCCCCACGCACTACATCGAGAGCGCGTCACGGGTGACCGGGCCGTCACTGAGCGGTCGACTGCTCGAAGCCCTGGCTCCCGGCGTCAAGCTGTACACCCAGTATCCAGACTGGGCGGGTGGGCGCTGGCAGTTCGTCGGGTCGATCTACGAGGGCTTCATGCCCTCGCGACCACGACCTGAGCCCACGAGGGGCCTGAAGGTGTTGGTGAGCCTCGGAACCCACCCCTCCTACACCTTTCCTCGGTTGGTGCAGGCCGTGCGGCGGAATCTCGGCCGAGCCGACACCGTCGTCTGGCAGCTCGGTGTGACCACGTCAGAGGAGTCGCTGCCGGGTCGCTGCGAGGCACTCATCCCGGCGGACGAGATGTCGATGCTCTTCGAGTGGGCCGACGTGGTCGTTGCACACGCGGGGACCGGCGTGATCCTGAGCTGCCTCCAGGCGGGAAAGCATCCGGTCGTCCTACCCCGCGACCCCGACCACGACGAACACGTGGACAACCACCAGCGGATCACCGCAACCGAGGTCGAGCGTCTCGGGTTGGCGACGGTGTCGGACCCCGATCAGCTCGACCGGGCCACCCTGACGGCGGCGGCGAGCCGCGGATGCATGCGTTCCGGTGTCCAACCATTCGAGCTGGACGAGGAACCGCGGAGCACCGAGCGCACGCGACCGCTGACGAGGGCAGCATGA
- a CDS encoding sulfotransferase domain-containing protein: MHRDRDSLYPNLVIAGAARCGTTSLYEYLALHPAVCPAQPKETRFLFDRDHSLARQAANVSVHGMAGYRQFFPEYRADRHRVVMDATPDYMYQHTPLQVLERLEDVKVVFSLRRPSDRVYSMYNYARNRQGALDRRVSFAEFVERLQGREIPGSMTILAGTLDHSRYVTYLSSWYDRLGRDRIHTVLFEDLVESPIAVVAGIARHVGIDPAFYDNHSLRAHNTSRAPRVAAGDTALRSVLPSLRRLPGYRTMARPVKRLYDRWQFSSKEVLDPSDRSVLREIDDQFAADNRELAALTGLDLSGWAPHVAGSRSG, translated from the coding sequence ATGCACCGTGACCGCGACAGCCTGTACCCGAACCTCGTCATCGCGGGCGCGGCACGGTGCGGCACCACCTCGCTGTACGAGTACCTGGCACTGCACCCTGCTGTCTGTCCGGCCCAGCCGAAGGAGACCCGATTCCTGTTCGATCGGGACCACTCGCTGGCCCGGCAGGCAGCGAACGTGTCGGTTCACGGGATGGCGGGCTACCGCCAGTTCTTCCCCGAGTACCGGGCCGACCGGCACCGCGTCGTGATGGACGCAACGCCGGACTACATGTATCAGCACACGCCTCTCCAGGTGCTGGAGCGACTCGAGGACGTCAAGGTCGTCTTCAGCCTCCGGCGCCCATCCGACCGCGTGTACTCGATGTACAACTACGCCCGCAACCGCCAGGGAGCCCTGGATCGACGCGTCTCCTTCGCCGAATTCGTCGAACGGCTCCAAGGGCGGGAAATACCGGGCAGCATGACCATCCTCGCGGGCACCCTCGACCACTCGCGGTACGTCACCTACCTGTCATCGTGGTACGACCGGCTTGGGCGCGACCGCATCCACACGGTGCTCTTCGAGGATCTGGTCGAAAGCCCGATCGCTGTGGTCGCGGGCATAGCCAGACACGTCGGCATCGATCCGGCCTTCTACGACAACCACTCACTCCGAGCCCACAACACCAGTCGCGCACCCCGAGTCGCCGCAGGCGACACGGCGCTCCGGTCGGTGCTTCCATCACTGAGGCGACTGCCCGGCTACCGAACGATGGCCCGGCCTGTGAAGCGCCTCTACGACCGCTGGCAGTTCTCCTCGAAGGAGGTCCTGGATCCGTCCGATCGCAGCGTCCTCCGAGAGATCGACGATCAGTTCGCCGCCGACAATCGTGAGTTGGCAGCGCTGACAGGACTCGACCTCTCGGGCTGGGCTCCACACGTCGCAGGTTCCAGGAGCGGCTGA
- a CDS encoding O-antigen ligase family protein, protein MVTLLLLLAVAGVGLVGLFLASQMSRRDPVAVLTVYLGFLYVLPARLVVGPLSDIGTPAVMLALVCALWWFLSRINPALALPQEPQPLRWLMGAYVWFCGVSLCFAWLRHLSDVEANSSLRSFAALIAGSGVAMLIAEGVRERDRLDTFTRRLTAVGALMALIGVIQFTTGFDPVQFIRVPGLTLKSELFGVGSRSIFNRPFGTALHPIEYGVVCVGLIPIALHHAFYGPSRRVRRLATTAVLLLGAGGAMSLSRSAMVAAVVGLLTLSLAWSARRRLHMAVMGGVFCCAMWAVVPGLLGTIRSLILNAGSDPSITARTERFPRVVELVRESPVVGIGFGTYNQEDYFLLDNELYRTAIQNGLLGLGLTLLLLLGAAALAHRAGVLSQAAETRHLGQALASSILAITSSLATFDAFFYRILYGTLFVLMGCAGALYTIVRLERMRQRERELGIRPLAVPPTVAPTRHNTVDAHAP, encoded by the coding sequence ATGGTCACGTTGCTGCTGCTCCTGGCAGTCGCGGGGGTGGGCTTGGTCGGTCTCTTCCTGGCGTCCCAGATGAGTCGTCGGGACCCGGTAGCCGTCCTCACCGTCTATCTCGGCTTCCTCTACGTCCTGCCGGCGCGGCTGGTCGTCGGCCCACTGAGCGACATCGGAACACCCGCCGTGATGCTCGCGCTGGTCTGCGCACTGTGGTGGTTCCTCTCACGAATCAACCCTGCGCTGGCGCTCCCCCAGGAGCCGCAGCCGCTGCGGTGGCTGATGGGTGCCTACGTCTGGTTCTGCGGGGTCAGCTTGTGCTTTGCCTGGCTTCGCCATCTGTCGGATGTGGAGGCCAACAGTTCACTCCGGAGCTTCGCCGCGCTCATCGCGGGCAGCGGCGTCGCCATGCTGATCGCCGAGGGTGTCCGCGAGCGTGATCGTCTGGACACCTTCACGCGTCGGCTGACAGCCGTCGGCGCGCTGATGGCATTGATCGGCGTTATCCAGTTCACCACCGGCTTCGACCCGGTCCAGTTCATCCGCGTTCCTGGCTTGACGCTCAAGAGCGAGTTGTTCGGCGTCGGTTCTCGGTCCATCTTCAATCGCCCCTTCGGTACGGCGCTTCATCCCATCGAGTACGGCGTCGTGTGCGTCGGCTTGATCCCGATCGCCTTGCATCACGCCTTCTACGGGCCGTCCCGGCGTGTACGCCGTCTGGCGACCACCGCCGTCCTCCTCCTCGGTGCTGGAGGCGCCATGTCGTTGAGCCGCTCTGCCATGGTGGCCGCGGTCGTCGGTCTGCTGACGCTCAGCCTTGCGTGGTCCGCGCGTCGACGGCTCCACATGGCGGTGATGGGTGGCGTCTTCTGTTGTGCGATGTGGGCAGTGGTTCCTGGCCTGCTCGGCACCATCCGCAGCCTGATCCTCAATGCCGGTAGCGACCCGAGCATCACGGCACGCACCGAGCGGTTCCCGCGCGTCGTCGAGCTGGTCCGGGAGTCACCCGTGGTTGGCATCGGGTTCGGGACCTACAACCAGGAGGACTACTTCCTGCTGGACAACGAGCTGTATCGCACTGCCATTCAGAACGGGCTTCTGGGTCTTGGCCTCACCCTTCTGCTGCTGCTCGGCGCTGCCGCGCTGGCACATCGAGCGGGCGTGCTCTCCCAGGCTGCCGAGACACGCCATCTCGGGCAGGCACTCGCCAGTTCGATCCTGGCGATCACCAGCAGCCTGGCGACATTCGACGCCTTCTTCTACCGCATCCTGTACGGCACGCTGTTCGTGCTGATGGGATGCGCGGGCGCCCTGTACACGATCGTTCGACTGGAGCGGATGCGGCAGCGTGAACGAGAGCTGGGCATCAGACCCCTCGCCGTTCCCCCAACCGTCGCCCCCACCCGTCACAACACGGTGGACGCACATGCACCGTGA